In Flavobacterium enshiense, the genomic stretch ATGTATTCGAATTCATTAGCATCCAACCAAAGCACCTGATCGTATCCTTTTGCTTTCGCTATTTCCGTCGGACGGATTGCGCCCGCATAATTTCCGGCAGCTTTTGCTTCTCCTGTTCCTCCTATTGCGGCACGGATGTATTTTGTTTCCGCATACAATTTGATTGGTTTACTGAAAAACGGTCCGGCAGGGGATGCAATTACGATAAACTTATATCTCGTCGCAGCACGCATTCCGATGAACGCTTCGTCAGCATACATGAAAGGACGCAGATACAAAGCAGCTCCTTCTTCGGATGGTATCCAGTTTTTTTCAAGGGCTACCAATTGCTTTAACGATTCCACGAACAAATCTTCCGGAAACGATGGCATTCCCATTCTGTCCGCACTGAAATTCAAACGCTTTGCATTTTCGATCGGACGGAACAACAAAGGCACATTATCCTTACCTAAAGTCGCTTTCATTCCTTCGAAAATCGCTTGCCCGTAATGCAAGGCCATAGCAGCAGGATGCGTTGGAATCGATGTTAAAGGTTCGATTCTCGGATTAATCCACGCTCCGTTTTCATAGTCACAAATAAACATGTGATCCGTAAAAGCATTCCCCATCGCGATGTTGTTGATATCCACTTCGCTAACTTTTGAGGACTGAACTTGATTGATTTTTATATTGTAAGACATAGTCTGTTTTTTTCTTGTTTTATATTGCTGTGTTGCTGTCAAATTTCTCTAAATAATCGCCGACTCTTCTCAAGAAGGATCCTCCCAGGAAACCGTCTACCACTCGATGGTCGAATGACAGCGATAAGTACATCATGCTTCGGATGGCGATTTCATCACCTTTAGAAGTAGTAATGACTTCCGGACGTTTTTTAATGATTCCGAGCGCCAATATGGCAACTTCAGGTTGGTTGATAATAGGAGTTCCCATCAAACTTCCGAAAGTTCCCACATTCGAAATGGTGAAGGTACTTCCCTGCACCTCATCCGGCTTCAGTTTGTTGTTTCGTGCACTTTCCGCCAAATGATTTACGGACGAAGCCAATTCGGATAAGCTCTTCTCATTGGCATTTCTAACCACGGGAACAATCAGGTTGCCGCTTGGCAATGCCGTCGCCATTCCAATATTGATATCATTGTGAACGATGATTTTTTTCTCGTCAACCGAAACATTGATCATCGGGAAATCCTGAATCGCTTTCGCTACCGCGTCCACGAAAATCGGCGTGAAGGTTAACTTCTCGTTGTATTTTTCCTGGAATTTGTCTTTCATTTCATTTCTCCAGTTCACCAGATTGGTCACATCCACTTCGATATATGACGTTACATGAGGCGACGTCTGTTTCGAATATACCATGTGGTCGGCAATCATCTTACGCATGCGGTCCATTTCCTCAATACGATCTTTGCCCTCCACATAATTGATTACCGGTTTCGGATAAGTCGAAGCCGGTGCGCTTGGAGCTGTGAATTGCGGGTTGCGCTGAAGCGGATATTTACGAGTTTTCAGATAGTTGAAGACATCACTTTTCTGGATTCTTCCTTCTGCACCCGAACCCGGAATACTTTGCACTTCTTCCAATGACAGATTTTCTTTCTGTGCAATGCTGATGATAAGCGGAGACAAAAATGCGTCCGGATTGCTTTTTAATTGTACCGGTTTTAGCGCACTTTCAGTTTGAGAAACCGACGGCTTTGGCGCATTTACTTTTACCGCTTCCGTCTTTTGGGTTTTCACTTCCGATGCCCCGTCCGACGCAATCAACGCCAGCACTTCTCCTACGGCCACCACATCATCTTTTTGATAACGAATTTCGGTAATAACACCCGAACAAGGAGCAGGAACTTCACTATCCACTTTGTCGGTAGCCACTTCCAGCAGGGTTTCTTCGGCTTCAACCGTATCACCGACATTTTTCAGCCAGTTGATGATTGTCGCTTCCGAAATACTTTCACCCATCTTGGGCATTTTGAACTCTACTATTGACATTTTTTATAGTTTTCAGTCGCAGTTTTCAGTCGCACAGATACTGGATACTGCGACTGAATACTGCTTACTTTTTCTTAAATTCATTTAATGTTTTATAAAACGCTTCCTGAGTTGGACGATTCTCCGGAATTTCACGCAAAGGTTCTACAGCTCTTAACGTCTCGTGACATTCGGCAGGAAGTTGCTGGTACAAAGCCGTCCCTTTTGTTTTCCACGCAATCATTTCATCGCTCACGTCTTTGATAATCGTTGCGGGATTTCCAACAACCATTTTTCGGTTAGGAATCTTCGTATCGGCTTTGATAAAGGACAACGCACCTACGATACATTCATCGCCCAATTCCACATTATCCATAATCACCGCATTCATTCCAATTAGACAGTTGGCGCCGATATTGGCGCCGTGAATAATGGCTCCGTGACCAATATGCGCTCCGGCTTTCAGCACCATGCTTTTGCCCGGAAACATATGAATCGTGCAGTTCTCCTGTATGTTGCAACCGTCTTCGATTATAATCTCACCCCAGTCACCACGGATGGCAGCTCCAGGACCAACATATACATCTTTTCCAATAATCACGTTACCCGTAACCGCAGCCTGCGGATGGATAAAACTGCTTTCGTGGACAACCGGTATAAAACCTTTGAATTCGTAAATCATATTTTTTAGAATATAGATGTAAGAACATGGAGAAAAGACTTTTCGGTTTTGTCTATTATCTTTTCTCTATTCCCTATTTTCTTTTATTTAAACTTCTTCAACGTTTCTTTCGTAAAGTCAGACAACACCAATCTTCCGCTGATGGCCGCTCTTTCGGCCAATAACGTATCCCAGTCGTCTGTACCTCTCCAAAAGATTTTCTTCATTTCCATCATCGCTTCCGGATTGTACGTACACAGATGCTCTGCAAACTTCTGAACCGCTTCATCCATTGCTTCAATACTTTCAAATACGTTCGCATATAATCCCTTCTCTTTGGCCCATGAAGCCTCATAGAAAGTATTCGCATCGATAGCGATTTGCGACATGGCTGAAACTCCCATTTTTCTTTCTATAGCAGGGCTAACCACAAACGGACCGATACCAACGTTCAGTTCGCTTAGTTTTACCGCTGCGAATTGAGTCGCCATGCAGTAGTCAGTTGAAGCGGCAATACCTACTCCCCCGCCTACGGTTTTGCCCTGAATTCTTCCGATGATGAATTTCGGACACTTGCGCATTGCGTTGATTACGTTGGCAAAACCTGAGAAAAACACTTTCCCGGTCTGCTCATCGTTAATGGTGATTAATTCTTTAAAACTGGCTCCGGCACAGAACGTTCTGTCGCCACCACTTTTTAGAATAATTACTTTTACCTCATCTTTATTTCCAACAGTGGTAATGGTTTCAGCCAATTGTGCTAAAATAGTTCCCGGCAAGGAATTCTGTTCCGGGTGGAAAAACTCTATTCTAGCGATTCCGTTTTGTATGTCGTGTTTTACGTATGCGTCCATTAATGTTTATTTTTTTAGCCCCGATAAAAGTGGAAATCCTTTTCTTTTTTCCTTTAACAAAGAAAAGATTGCAACGGATAGCGGGAATAGCTTCTAATAACTTTTACAAAATTCCGAATTGTTCAAAATGATGGTTAAAATGTTTTACGTTCAGTAAATCCCACTCGAATTTGTCCATGATTCCGAATACGGCGTTTTTGGTTGTTGCTTCCGGATTTTCCTTGAAATACAATTCAAAAGCATCGTAAGCTTCGATCAATTTTTGCTTTGCAGTAGCCAAATCAGCATGAATCAAAACATCGGTGCTTTCTTTTTCCATCAACGGATGTTTGAAATCTTTCGGCATCGGCTTATGATTGAAAACCATTTCGTTCACTTTTGCCAAATGTTCTGCAGGCGTGGCGATTTCGAAATCCTGAATTTCACCTGAGGCAATTCGCAAGGATTTCTCCAGGTGCTCCACCATGTGCTGAGGCTTCATCATTCCCCACTTCGCCGTAGCGTTTTCGTTTAATTTTGCCAAGTAGTTTTCGATGTTGCTTCTGTTTATCTGTACGAACGGTGATTTCTTCTGAACCATCGTCAGGATCGTAGCAATAGCCACTAATTCGTCGTTTTGGTCGAACACTTCCACGAACCATTTCACGATTCCGCAAGGCAATTCTTTTCCTACGCTGTCGCGCTCTATTTTCTGCTTACACGTTAAACGAACGTAAATGGTATCGTTGTGGTAAATCGGACGAACGAAACGGCACTCTTCCAAACCGTAATTTGCCGCTACCGGTCCTTTGTTCGGATATACGAACAATCCCGCTGCAGCCGCCAAGATGAAGTACCCGTGCGCCGTACGTTTTTCGAAAATACTTCCTTTCAAAGAAGTGATATCGGTGTGCGCATAGAAATGATCCCACGTTAAGTTTGCGAAATTGATGATATCGGTATCGGTAACCGTACGTTTATGTGTTTTAAGCGACATACCAGGCTGAATATCCTCCCAATGATATTGGAACGGATGTTGTGGCGTCTCTTTATATTTTGAATTTGGCTGATAAATGCCTGTGATTTCAGTAAGTGTGGTTGGAGAACCCTGAACGGCACAACGCTGCATGTAATGCTTGATTCCGCGTACGCCTCCCATTTCTTCTCCTCCTCCTGCACGTCCAGGACCACCGTGAACCAATAAAGGCAGCGGCGAACCGTGTCCGGTGCTTTGTTTCGCATTCTCTCTGTTCAACACTAAGATTCTTCCGTGGTGAGTAGCCGCATTGATTACATAATCTTTCGCAATTTCATCAGAGTTCGTTACGATAGAAGAAACCAAGGAACCTTTACCCATTTGGGCCAATTCAATAGCTTCGTCTAAATTCTTATATGGCATTATGGTTGAAACCGGACCGAAAGCCTCTGTTTCGTGAACCGTAAGATTTTCAAACGGGTTATCCTCACGAAGCAACATCGGGCTAATGAAAGCACCCTTAGCATCGGCGCCAATAAGGTCTAATTTATCTAAATCACCATAAACGACCGAAGCCGTTCTGGCAATTTCTTTCACCCTGTTTTTCACTTCCTCCACCTGGTCTTTGCTTACCAAGGATCCCATGCGAACCTCTTTAAGTCTCGGATCTCCGATGGTTACTTTATCCAATGCTTTTCCAAGCGCGATCTGAACATCCTCCACTAAGTTTTCAGGAACGATCATACGACGGATAGCCGTACATTTTTGTCCGCACTTCACGGTAATTTCGCTTCGTGCCTGACTGATGAACAAATCGAATTCAGGAGTACCCGGAACCGCATCTTCTCCCAAGATGGAAGCATTTAACGAGTCGGCTTCCATATTGAACGGAACCGCTTCGCTGATAATTCTCGGATGCGATTTCAACATGCGTCCGGTAGTTGCAGAACCCGTAAAGGTAACGACATCCTGACTTTCAATGGAATCGATTAATGTATGAGCCGATCCGCAAATTAATTGCAGTGCACCTTCAGGCAAAATATTGGATTTAATGATTTCGCGAACAACAGCTTCCGTTAAATACGAAGTTGACGTCGCAGGTTTTACCACTGCAGGGACTCCCGCCATCCAGTTAACAGCACATTTTTCCAGCATTCCCCAAATCGGGAAGTTGAAAGCGTTGATGTGTACCGCCACCCCTCTTTTCGGAACAAGGATGTGATGCGCCATGAATCGGCCGCCGCGTGACAAATCGATTGGATCTCCCTCTACATGGTAGGGTTGGTTTGGAAATAATTTTCGTAATGAAGCATTCGCAAACAAGTTTCCGAAACCTCCTTCAATGTCAATCCAGCTGTCCACACGGGTTGCACCGGTTCTGTAACTTATTTCGTAAAAATACTCCTTACGTTTGTTTAAATACATCGCCAGGCTTTTTATCATGTTTCCACGTTCCTGGAAGGTCATTTTACGAAGTTTTTCGCCTCCTTTGGTTCTTCCGTAATGAAGCACTTCGGCAAAATCTATCCCTTGAGTAGAAGCATTACCGATGATTTCCCCGGTTACCGAGTCAAATAACGGAACACCTTCTCCGGAACCGGTTGCCCAATTTCCTAAAATGTAATTTTCTATTTTGCTCATACCTATTTTGTTTAACCGCAATCCCGATAGCTATCGGGACGCTAAGTTTGTTTTTTTAAACTCTTTCAATAATTACTGCGTACCCTTGTCCTACTCCAATACACATGGTAATTAAAGCATAACGTTTTCCTGTAAGCTGTAATTCCAATGCCGCGGAATAAGCGATTCTTGCTCCGGTTACACCCAGAGGATGCCCGATAGCGATAGCACCTCCATTAGGATTGATTCTCGGATCATCGTCCTTTAATCCCAATTCACGGATGCAAGCGATACTTTGCGAAGCGAAAGCCTCATTTAATTCTATAATGTCGATTTGATCCAAAGTAAGGCCCGCTTTTTCAAGCGCTTTTTTGGTCGCATCCACCGGTCCGATACCCATGATTCTCGGTTCTACACCTACTACGGCTGAACTTACGATTCGGGCTAACGGTTTTAAGTTGTATTTCTTAACCGCTTCTTCTGAAGCAATGATTGTCGCAGCCGCACCATCGTTCAATCCTGATGCATTTCCGGCTGTTACGCTTCCGTCTTTTTTGAAAGCCGGACGTAATTTTGCTAAGCCATCCATCGAAGTAGAAGGTTTAACAAACTCATCCTTGGAGAACTGGATAGGATCTCCTTTTCGCTGCGGAATTTCAACAGTTACGATTTCTTTTGCCAATCGCCCTGAATTTTGAGCTGCAGTGGCTTTTTGTTGGCTATTTAATGCAAAAGCGTCCTGATCTTCTCTGGAAATAGCATATTTCTCAACAAGGTTTTCGGCTGTTTCTCCCATGGCATCCGTACCGAACATAGCATGCATTTTCGGGTTGATAAAACGCCATCCGAAGCTGCTGTCGTACATTTTACTGTCGGTTCCAAAAGCGGCAGACGGTTTTGACACCACTAAAGGTCCGCGAGTCATGTTTTCAATTCCACCTGCGATAAAAACGTGTCCGTCTCCGGCTTTGATCGCACGGTTCGCGCCGATAATCGCCGAAAGACCTGAACTGCACAAACGGTTTACGGTTTCTCCCGGAACAGTGTAGGGCAATCCCGCCAACAATAAAGACATGCGTGCTACGTTACGGTTGTCTTCTCCTGCCTGGTTGGCACATCCCATGATAACGTCGTCATAGGCGTCGGTTGGAATGTTTGGATTTTTTTCTGTTACCGCTTTGATTACCAAAGCCCCTAAATCATCCGGGCGCACCGACGCTAGGGTTCCCTGATAACTTCCGATTGGAGTACGTACTCCGTCTATGATATATGCTTCCATTTTCAGATTGCAGACAGCAGATAAAACCACCGTCTATTATATTTTATGTTCTTTTAAAACTCTAATTTCTATTCAATTCGTTTCCAAATGCCGTCCCGATAGCTATCGTGACATTCGCTCCCGAAAAAATTTATTCTTCCCATTCTTTCGGAGTACGGTAGGCAACCCCTTTAAAAAGCGCCACCAAAATGTCTCCTTTTTTCACCTCCACGATGTAGAAGGCCAGTTTATTCTTTAAGCTTTCCAGACTGGCTTCGGCAACGATGTAATCGCCTTCTTCCAGGGCTTCGATGTGGTTAATCGAGGTCTCGATGGAAACGGCAAACCTTCCGTTGGTATTCGCGGTAAACCCGAAAGCGGTATCTGCTAACGAGTAGGCTATTCCGCCATGTGCCTTGCCCATACTGTTGAGCATTTCTTTGCGGACGGTCATACCTACTTTACAATTCCCGATTTCGCATTCCAGAATTTCGATTCCGAGCCACTGACTGAACGGATCCAGGGAAAGCATTTTAAAAGGTATTTTTTCTCCTTGCATTTTCGAGTTGGAATTTACTATTTCTTCCGTTTTCATTACACTTCAAATACTTTGTTTTCTCTGTTCATTTTGCGTAAAACCGGACTGCAGCGGTAACGGTCTTCGTGGTATTCGCCGTACAGTTCGTCTAATTTTTCAACACACCACTGGATTCCCAATTCGTTTGCCCAAGCCAATAATCCTTTTGGATAATTCACTCCTTTGGTCATGGCGTTGTCAATATCTTTGGCTGAAGCGATGTTTAAGAAGAACGCATCGGCGGCTTCATTAATCAACATTACGATTACGCGGTCGAAAATGGTTTTGGCCAACGTTGTATCTTCTGTTGGCTGCGGCATTTCCACGCTGTAATTATAAAAACCTCTACCCGATTTTCTTCCTAAGAATCCGGCTTCGGTCAATCTTTTCTGTGTGAATGACGGTTTGTATCTCGGGTCAAAATAGAACGAAGTGAAAACCGTTTCTGTAACGGTGTAATTCACGTCATGTCCGATGAAATCCATCAGTTCGAAAGGCCCCATACGGAAACCTCCTATTGTTTTCATGCTCCAGTCGATAGTGGCAAAATCAGCATACCCTTCTTCATAAACGCGTAAAGCCTCGCTGTAGAATGGACGAGCCACGCGGTTCACGATAAATCCAGGTGTATCTTTAGCTACTGCCACTACTTTTTTCCAGTCGGAAATCGTTTGTGTTGTTTTCTGAAGTACCTCAGCACTTGTCTGAACCGCAGGAATTACCTCAACCAGTTGCATTAATGCTGCGGGGTTGAAAAAGTGAATTCCGATAACGCGTTCCGGCTTTTGGCATGAAGCGGCGATGGATGCGATAGATAATGACGAAGTGTTGGAAGCCAAAACCGTTTCCGCAGAAACTAAAGTTTCCAATTCTGAAAATAATTTTCGCTTAATGTCCAGATTTTCGACGATAGCTTCGATAACCAAATCAGAATCCGATAAATCCTGTAATGTGGTTACATACGAAGTTGCGTTTAGAATTCTTGATTTCTCTGCGTCGTCAATTTTTCCTTTTTCCACTAATTTGGATAAGGTATTTTTAAGGCTGGCTTTGCTTTTGGAAAGCGCCTCCTGATTGGTATCATATAATTTTACGGAACATCCGGCTGTGGCCGCCACTTGTGCAATACCGCTTCCCATCGTTCCTGAGCCTATAACTGCTACTTTCTTCATTTATATTTTTAGACTTTCTTAGACCTTCTTAGACCTTCTTAGACTTTCTTAGACTTTCTTAGACTTTTCGAAATGTCTAATATTCTAACAATCTAAGAAGTCTAACGTTCTGAATTAATTTCCTTTAAATTCCGGTTTTCTTTTTTCTACGAATGCGGTTACGCCTTCACTGTAATCGTCTGAAGAGCTGGCTTCAATCTGCAAATCGCTTTCCAATGCCAATTGTTCTTCCAGTGAATTCGTCATCGATTGATTTAGCAGTCTTTTTGTCAGACCTAATGCTTTAGTTGGCATCTGCGCTAAATTTTCGGCTATTTTCTTCACCTCGGCTTCGAAAGAATCGGCAGAAAAAACTTTGTAAACCATTCCAAGGCTCATGGCTTCTTCGGCAGAAACTTTATCACCCAACATCATTAAAGCCGATGCTTTTTGAAAACCGATTAATCGTGGTAGGAAAAAAGTCCCAGCACTGTCCGGAACCAAACCGATTTTACTGAAAGCCTGAATAAAACTCGCCGATTCTACCGCCACAACGATATCACAAGCCAAAGCAATATTGGCTCCCGCACCGGCAGCAACACCGTTTACGGCAGCCACAATTGGTTTTTCGATGTTTCGGATTTTTTGGATAATCGGATTGTAGTGTTCCTCAAGTATTCTTCTGAATCCCGGATTGATCTCCGGTGTTGTTACTTCTTTTAAGTCCTGTCCGGCGCAGAATGCTTTTCCGTTTCCGGTAAGTACGATGGCGCGGACATTTGAGTCGGCAGCGCAATTTTCAAGTGTATCCTGAACCGACAAAGCCATTTCTCTGTTGAAACTGTTGAATACCTCAGGTCTGTTGAGTGCAATCCACGCAACATTATTTTCAATCTTTACCTCAATTGAGTTTGAGCTCATACCTAATTTTATTTAAAAACCCACAGGGAAAACCCTGCGGGTTGTTTTTATTTTAAACATTTAAAATAGTCAAACGGCTCCAGACAGTCCTGACACTGAAACAGTGCCTTGCAGGCCGTCGAACCAAATTGGCTAATTAGTTTTGTGTTAAACGAACCGCACTGCGGACATTTAACCAACTTCTTATTGCCCAGCAATGCTTCCTTATCCGCTTCCGCACTTAACGGAGCAGCGATACCGTATTTCTCCAGCTCGGCCCTTCCTTTCGGAGTGATCCAGTCGGTAGTCCAGGCAGGTGAAAGTACTAAGCTCACTTTCGCTTCCATCCCTTTTTCCCTGAATGCTTTTTTGATATCATCACCGATCGCATCCATGGCAGGGCAGCCGCTGTAAGTAGGCGTAATTGCTATTTCAATGATGTCATTTTCAATATTTACAGCACGTACCACTCCCATATCCATAATAGAAAGCACAGGAATTTCAGGATCCGAAACCGAAGCCAGAATATCCAGTAGTTTTTTATCGATATGTTGAAGTTGTTCCGTCATAATGTAAGCTAAAAAAGGAAATCCTTTTACCAGTTCATATTAGGATAAGCGCGCTGCATGTATTGCATATCGGCTAACAAATATCCCATATGTTCGCTGTGGATACCTTGTTTTCCTCCTTTTTGGAAATATTCCATAACAGGAGTATTTAAGGTCGATTCTTCCAAAACAGCGCTTACTTTTTTATAATAAGCCTCTTTCAGTTTGGTTGTATCCACACCGATATTTTCGGCAACCATAGCTTTATCGGGATCTGTCTGATGGAACAATTCATCGGTGTACACCCATAAATCGTTAATGGCAGCTTGGATTCTATCATGACTTTCCGCAGTTCCGTCACCTAAACGACGAATCCAATCGGAAGAAAAACGAGTATGATAACTCACTTCTTTGATTCCTTTTTCAGCAATTGCCGCCAATGTTTCGTCTTTGCTGTTTTTCAATTCTTCCAAAAGCGAAAGATGGAAAATATCAAACAAAAATTGTCTGGCGATAGAATAAGCAAAATCCGTGTTAGGCTGCTCTACCAACAATACATTCTTGTACTCTCTTTCTCTGCGTAAAAAAGCAATGGTGTCTTCAGTCGCGTTTTCACCAACTAATTTGGCAGCGTACTGATAGTAACTACGGGTTTGTCCCAACAAATCCAAAGCCATGTTGGTCATTGCGATATCGGTTTCCAAACTCGGACCGTGACCGCAAAGTTCACCAAGGCGCTGACCTAAAATCAGAGCATTGTCTGCAATCCCGTATATGTATTGAATTAAATTGTTATTCATTTGAATATTTATTAAGACCTACAAAGTTTTGAAAACCTTGCAGGGCAATATGCTACATATGTTTTAGTTCGTCTGGCAGTTCGTAAAAAGTAGGGTGACGGTAAGCTTTGTCTTTTGCCGGTTCGAATAATTCAGAACTGTCATCCGGATCTGAAGCTGTAATTTGAGCTGAAGGAACAACCCAGATACTTACACCCTCGTTTCTTCTTGTATAAACATCACGTGCGTTTTCCAGAGCCATTGTAGCATCACTGGCGTGAAGACTTCCGCAATGACGATGTTCCAATCCGTTTTTACTTCTTATAAATACTTCCCAAAGTGGCCAATTTTTCATAATTATGAGTTATGAGTTATGAGTTATGAGTTTCTGAATAATTCAAAACTCATAACTTATAACTGATTTATATTGCTTGTTCTAA encodes the following:
- a CDS encoding branched-chain amino acid aminotransferase, whose product is MSYNIKINQVQSSKVSEVDINNIAMGNAFTDHMFICDYENGAWINPRIEPLTSIPTHPAAMALHYGQAIFEGMKATLGKDNVPLLFRPIENAKRLNFSADRMGMPSFPEDLFVESLKQLVALEKNWIPSEEGAALYLRPFMYADEAFIGMRAATRYKFIVIASPAGPFFSKPIKLYAETKYIRAAIGGTGEAKAAGNYAGAIRPTEIAKAKGYDQVLWLDANEFEYIQEVGTMNVFFKIGGKFITPDLSGSILAGITRMSVIDVLRYKGFEVTERPIKISEIIEASQNGTLEEAFGAGTAVGIAMIEEIGYKDMKINFPKANPVSHDVNDTLNAIKTQKTVDKFGWIVPAVTTALSK
- a CDS encoding dihydrolipoamide acetyltransferase family protein; translated protein: MSIVEFKMPKMGESISEATIINWLKNVGDTVEAEETLLEVATDKVDSEVPAPCSGVITEIRYQKDDVVAVGEVLALIASDGASEVKTQKTEAVKVNAPKPSVSQTESALKPVQLKSNPDAFLSPLIISIAQKENLSLEEVQSIPGSGAEGRIQKSDVFNYLKTRKYPLQRNPQFTAPSAPASTYPKPVINYVEGKDRIEEMDRMRKMIADHMVYSKQTSPHVTSYIEVDVTNLVNWRNEMKDKFQEKYNEKLTFTPIFVDAVAKAIQDFPMINVSVDEKKIIVHNDINIGMATALPSGNLIVPVVRNANEKSLSELASSVNHLAESARNNKLKPDEVQGSTFTISNVGTFGSLMGTPIINQPEVAILALGIIKKRPEVITTSKGDEIAIRSMMYLSLSFDHRVVDGFLGGSFLRRVGDYLEKFDSNTAI
- a CDS encoding transferase hexapeptide repeat family protein; amino-acid sequence: MIYEFKGFIPVVHESSFIHPQAAVTGNVIIGKDVYVGPGAAIRGDWGEIIIEDGCNIQENCTIHMFPGKSMVLKAGAHIGHGAIIHGANIGANCLIGMNAVIMDNVELGDECIVGALSFIKADTKIPNRKMVVGNPATIIKDVSDEMIAWKTKGTALYQQLPAECHETLRAVEPLREIPENRPTQEAFYKTLNEFKKK
- a CDS encoding enoyl-CoA hydratase/isomerase family protein encodes the protein MDAYVKHDIQNGIARIEFFHPEQNSLPGTILAQLAETITTVGNKDEVKVIILKSGGDRTFCAGASFKELITINDEQTGKVFFSGFANVINAMRKCPKFIIGRIQGKTVGGGVGIAASTDYCMATQFAAVKLSELNVGIGPFVVSPAIERKMGVSAMSQIAIDANTFYEASWAKEKGLYANVFESIEAMDEAVQKFAEHLCTYNPEAMMEMKKIFWRGTDDWDTLLAERAAISGRLVLSDFTKETLKKFK
- the paaZ gene encoding phenylacetic acid degradation bifunctional protein PaaZ; translated protein: MSKIENYILGNWATGSGEGVPLFDSVTGEIIGNASTQGIDFAEVLHYGRTKGGEKLRKMTFQERGNMIKSLAMYLNKRKEYFYEISYRTGATRVDSWIDIEGGFGNLFANASLRKLFPNQPYHVEGDPIDLSRGGRFMAHHILVPKRGVAVHINAFNFPIWGMLEKCAVNWMAGVPAVVKPATSTSYLTEAVVREIIKSNILPEGALQLICGSAHTLIDSIESQDVVTFTGSATTGRMLKSHPRIISEAVPFNMEADSLNASILGEDAVPGTPEFDLFISQARSEITVKCGQKCTAIRRMIVPENLVEDVQIALGKALDKVTIGDPRLKEVRMGSLVSKDQVEEVKNRVKEIARTASVVYGDLDKLDLIGADAKGAFISPMLLREDNPFENLTVHETEAFGPVSTIMPYKNLDEAIELAQMGKGSLVSSIVTNSDEIAKDYVINAATHHGRILVLNRENAKQSTGHGSPLPLLVHGGPGRAGGGEEMGGVRGIKHYMQRCAVQGSPTTLTEITGIYQPNSKYKETPQHPFQYHWEDIQPGMSLKTHKRTVTDTDIINFANLTWDHFYAHTDITSLKGSIFEKRTAHGYFILAAAAGLFVYPNKGPVAANYGLEECRFVRPIYHNDTIYVRLTCKQKIERDSVGKELPCGIVKWFVEVFDQNDELVAIATILTMVQKKSPFVQINRSNIENYLAKLNENATAKWGMMKPQHMVEHLEKSLRIASGEIQDFEIATPAEHLAKVNEMVFNHKPMPKDFKHPLMEKESTDVLIHADLATAKQKLIEAYDAFELYFKENPEATTKNAVFGIMDKFEWDLLNVKHFNHHFEQFGIL
- the pcaF gene encoding 3-oxoadipyl-CoA thiolase, with translation MEAYIIDGVRTPIGSYQGTLASVRPDDLGALVIKAVTEKNPNIPTDAYDDVIMGCANQAGEDNRNVARMSLLLAGLPYTVPGETVNRLCSSGLSAIIGANRAIKAGDGHVFIAGGIENMTRGPLVVSKPSAAFGTDSKMYDSSFGWRFINPKMHAMFGTDAMGETAENLVEKYAISREDQDAFALNSQQKATAAQNSGRLAKEIVTVEIPQRKGDPIQFSKDEFVKPSTSMDGLAKLRPAFKKDGSVTAGNASGLNDGAAATIIASEEAVKKYNLKPLARIVSSAVVGVEPRIMGIGPVDATKKALEKAGLTLDQIDIIELNEAFASQSIACIRELGLKDDDPRINPNGGAIAIGHPLGVTGARIAYSAALELQLTGKRYALITMCIGVGQGYAVIIERV
- a CDS encoding PaaI family thioesterase; translation: MQGEKIPFKMLSLDPFSQWLGIEILECEIGNCKVGMTVRKEMLNSMGKAHGGIAYSLADTAFGFTANTNGRFAVSIETSINHIEALEEGDYIVAEASLESLKNKLAFYIVEVKKGDILVALFKGVAYRTPKEWEE
- a CDS encoding 3-hydroxyacyl-CoA dehydrogenase NAD-binding domain-containing protein; amino-acid sequence: MKKVAVIGSGTMGSGIAQVAATAGCSVKLYDTNQEALSKSKASLKNTLSKLVEKGKIDDAEKSRILNATSYVTTLQDLSDSDLVIEAIVENLDIKRKLFSELETLVSAETVLASNTSSLSIASIAASCQKPERVIGIHFFNPAALMQLVEVIPAVQTSAEVLQKTTQTISDWKKVVAVAKDTPGFIVNRVARPFYSEALRVYEEGYADFATIDWSMKTIGGFRMGPFELMDFIGHDVNYTVTETVFTSFYFDPRYKPSFTQKRLTEAGFLGRKSGRGFYNYSVEMPQPTEDTTLAKTIFDRVIVMLINEAADAFFLNIASAKDIDNAMTKGVNYPKGLLAWANELGIQWCVEKLDELYGEYHEDRYRCSPVLRKMNRENKVFEV
- a CDS encoding enoyl-CoA hydratase-related protein; the protein is MSSNSIEVKIENNVAWIALNRPEVFNSFNREMALSVQDTLENCAADSNVRAIVLTGNGKAFCAGQDLKEVTTPEINPGFRRILEEHYNPIIQKIRNIEKPIVAAVNGVAAGAGANIALACDIVVAVESASFIQAFSKIGLVPDSAGTFFLPRLIGFQKASALMMLGDKVSAEEAMSLGMVYKVFSADSFEAEVKKIAENLAQMPTKALGLTKRLLNQSMTNSLEEQLALESDLQIEASSSDDYSEGVTAFVEKRKPEFKGN
- the paaD gene encoding 1,2-phenylacetyl-CoA epoxidase subunit PaaD; this translates as MTEQLQHIDKKLLDILASVSDPEIPVLSIMDMGVVRAVNIENDIIEIAITPTYSGCPAMDAIGDDIKKAFREKGMEAKVSLVLSPAWTTDWITPKGRAELEKYGIAAPLSAEADKEALLGNKKLVKCPQCGSFNTKLISQFGSTACKALFQCQDCLEPFDYFKCLK